The following are from one region of the Heliangelus exortis chromosome 2, bHelExo1.hap1, whole genome shotgun sequence genome:
- the CDCP1 gene encoding CUB domain-containing protein 1 — translation MAAGPALVLFLSALLSASAQHLQRQVSFTISLRTEDNIIVMIKQKPGVSPGCNIRVRNFIRPELKIKPGENVTFHFTCSTPEKYFIMEIQKNIDCVSGPCPFGDVHLYPPGLPRLNRTFIWDVKASTKAGLELKFSTPWLRQIEPGEMCPDFVSYSINSSIDKATVNIGTFCRNGSVSRVKLLGGVIMSLHLPWDSPLTTSGFNIANRASIKRLCIIESILNEESSITLMSPNYPLGFPEDELMTWQFVVPSNMRASVFFHNYSLSNCERKEERVEYYLPNSFSNPEVFKLSDSQPANIPGSFNLSLQGCDQDAQNPGILRLLFQVVVQHPQIDENVTHLVDLSKEWNMSVTIHFEGWPSRLPLMSEPMCLICKDPRTCDRVLTLVSGAVYKISFLCKDLSRLRITAEKGISCVDLRWCQRKIYSLLVPNAITQLPIQLHKFIWKLLASDLINIEITSPSLKLQQHVPEQRCNTSYSYNIVSATPKMELNVGVFCPGGSIEKIQMRDNVTISLKTFGKGFLNESKDQDLKMSFVPHIKDECSFTVSPDPKAKVYLQTPNWLYGLPPYVSISWYVAVPSKQVARLGFSKDRLGVACETGRAYLNIKEETLGAEEIVCREDELLPKPRNMYHNFWVNISNCKPVDRTQLTLQFQVTFSDKQIDLGVILAVVAGGGVLTAIGLTVCCVKKKKKKSQNPMVGVYNTNVNTEMPRKQGLFTKGRKNNESHVYAVIDDAMVYGHLLKESNGSVAPEVDVYRPFDGPMGSLPPSPPPLSFRKGIKRSSNTEEPPPVMDTEHDAYTFAHQKSGQLEDNRDTAEKINGDTGTSLLGNKEQDGLVE, via the exons TTTCCTTCACGATCTCTCTTCGTACAGAGGACAACATCATAGTTATGATTAAACAGAAGCCTGGTGTTTCTCCAGGCTGTAACATTCGTGTTAGAAATTTCATCAGGCCTGAACTCAAGATAAAGCCTGGGGAGAATGTGACTTTTCACTTCACTTGTAGTACTCCAGAGAAGTATTTCATCatggaaattcagaaaaatattg aCTGTGTGTCAGGCCCATGTCCCTTTGGAGATGTTCATCTGTACCCACCGGGGCTGCCTCGCCTTAACAGGACTTTCATCTGGGATGTGAAGGCAAGTACAAAGGCTGGACTTGAACTGAAATTTTCTACCCCGTGGCTAAGACAAATTGAACCAGGAGAGATGTGCCCAGATTTTGTAAGCTACAGTATCAACAGCTCTATTGATAAGGCCACGGTCAACATTGGCACCTTCTGCCGGAATGGCTCTGTGTCTCGTGTCAAGCTGCTGGGAGGAGTCATCATGTCTCTGCACCTCCCCTGGGACTCACCTCTTACCACCTCAGGCTTCAACATAGCTAATAGGGCTTCCATAAAAC GACTATGCATTATTGAATCAATTTTGAATGAGGAGTCTTCAATCACCCTGATGTCCCCAAACTACCCACTGGGCTTCCCAGAAGACGAGCTCATGACATGGCAGTTTGTGGTTCCTTCCAACATGAGAGCAAGTGTCTTTTTCCACAACTACAGCCTCTCCAACTGcgaaaggaaagaggagagagtgGAGTACTACCTCCCCAACTCCTTCAGCAACCCAGAGGTGTTCAAGCTGAGCGATAGCCAGCCTGCCAATATTCCTGGCAGCTTCAAcctgtccctgcagggctgcgatcaggatgctcagaacCCAGGCATCCTCCGCTTGCTCTTCCAAGTTGTCGTTCAGCATCCGCAGATCGATGAAA ATGTCACCCATTTGGTTGACCTGAGCAAGGAATGGAATATGAGTGTAACCATCCACTTTGAAGGGTGGCCCAGCCGCCTCCCGCTCATGTCTGAGCCCATGTGCCTGATCTGCAAGGATCCTCGCACCTGCGACCGAGTCTTGACTTTAGTGTCTGGAGCTGTCTACAAGATCTCCTTTCTGTGCAAGGATTTGTCCCGCCTGAGGATCACAGCTGAAAAGGGCATAA GCTGTGTTGATCTTCGGTGGTGTCAGAGGAAGATCTATTCCCTTTTGGTACCCAATGCCATTACCCAATTGCCAATTCAACTGCATAAGTTTATTTGGAAGCTCTTGGCTTCGGATCTGATCAACATAGAAATTACTTCTCCGTCCTTGAAACTTCAGCAACACGTCCCAGAGCAGAGGTGCAACACAAGCTACAGTTACAACATTGTTAGTGCCACCCCAAAGATGGAATTGAATGTTGGTGTATTCTGTCCTGGTGGATCCATTGAAAAGATTCAGATGAGGGATAATGTCACCATATCCTTAAAAACATTTGGTAAAGGATTCCTCAATGAGTCCAAGGATCAGGatctgaaaatgtcttttgtgCCACATATTAAAG ATGAGTGCTCTTTCACTGTGAGTCCAGATCCCAAAGCTAAAGTTTACTTGCAGACTCCCAACTGGCTGTATGGCCTTCCCCCTTATGTCTCCATATCCTGGTATGTGGCCGTGCCCAGCAAGCAAGTTGCCCGCTTGGGGTTCTCCAAGGACCGCCTGGGCGTGGCGTGTGAGACGGGCCGTGCCTACCTCAACATCAAGGAAGAGacactgggagcagaggaaatcGTCTGCCGTGAGGATGAGCTTCTGCCCAAGCCCCGAAATATGTATCACAACTTCTGGGTAAACATCTCCAACTGCAAACCCGTGGACAGAACGCAGCTGACCTTGCAGTTCCAGGTGACTTTTTCTGACAAGCAGATAG ACCTCGGAGTGATACTTGCTGTGGTGGCTGGAGGTGGAGTTCTCACAGCTATTGGACTGACTGTGTGCTGTGTTAAGAAAAA gaagaagaaaagccagAATCCCATGGTAGGAGTGTACAACACTAACGTGAACACCGAGATGCCTAGAAAACAAGGCTTATTcacaaaagggaggaaaaacaaTGAGTCTCATGTCTATGCAGTTATTGATGATGCTATGGTCTATGGGCACTTGCTGAAGGAATCCAATGGCTCAGTTGCTCCAGAAGTTGATGTGTACCGGCCTTTTGATGGACCCATGGGTAGCTTGCCACCTTCTCCACCTCCACTCTCTTTCAGAAAAGGCATTAAACGCTCTTCTAACACTGAGGAGCCTCCACCTGTGATGGACACAGAACACGATGCTTACACATTTGCTCATCAGAAATCAGGGCAATTGGAGGACAATAGAGATACAGCTGAAAAGATTAATGGAGATACGGGTACATCTTTGCTGGGAAATAAGGAGCAGGATGGTTTAGTGGAGTAA